In the Gammaproteobacteria bacterium genome, one interval contains:
- a CDS encoding universal stress protein, with the protein MKNFKKIIICAHPKFTDLEAVERLAGIAKNSGAHITVMHVVSDYPEDVREWWNVRNPDKLKEKIVNERQGFLDEVAGRLIRLGAPSADTRLLWGKEFIEVTHEVLEKCYDLVVLTTRRKTPQSKRLKECPSREMLRHCPCTLWLTNGVMTGRFHRVLAAIKGNGAEVDCKGLDGKILATAAAVAESEGSELHVVHSLPSVGRPQRKGKPMPVDLAEYMAKLRKSIRDSCTEITGKALLKEENVHLPLGQPIDAIPALVREVEADLLVMGTATRPGLRAVLGGNPTEKMLDVIGCGMLVVKPDDFVSLVELEEELDGKLQRKCDTEETS; encoded by the coding sequence ATGAAGAATTTCAAAAAGATAATCATCTGTGCCCATCCCAAGTTCACGGATCTCGAGGCTGTGGAACGGCTTGCGGGTATCGCCAAGAACAGCGGCGCTCATATCACGGTGATGCATGTGGTCAGTGATTATCCCGAAGATGTACGGGAATGGTGGAACGTTCGAAATCCCGATAAGTTGAAGGAAAAGATCGTCAACGAGCGGCAAGGGTTCCTGGATGAAGTGGCGGGTCGGCTCATCCGGCTGGGTGCGCCGTCGGCGGATACGCGTTTGCTGTGGGGCAAGGAATTCATCGAGGTCACCCATGAGGTACTGGAAAAGTGCTATGACCTGGTGGTCCTTACCACCCGCAGGAAAACACCTCAATCCAAACGTCTCAAGGAATGTCCGTCCCGTGAGATGTTACGCCACTGTCCGTGTACGCTCTGGCTCACCAACGGTGTAATGACGGGCCGTTTCCACCGCGTACTGGCGGCCATCAAGGGCAACGGCGCGGAGGTGGACTGTAAGGGGCTGGATGGCAAGATCCTCGCGACCGCGGCCGCGGTGGCCGAGTCGGAGGGCAGTGAGCTACACGTGGTCCATAGTCTTCCAAGCGTCGGCCGGCCTCAACGCAAGGGCAAGCCAATGCCCGTGGACCTCGCGGAGTACATGGCTAAACTTCGCAAAAGTATTCGGGATAGCTGCACGGAGATCACCGGTAAGGCCCTGCTGAAGGAGGAGAACGTCCATCTGCCTCTGGGCCAGCCCATCGACGCCATCCCCGCCCTCGTCCGCGAGGTGGAGGCGGACCTGCTGGTGATGGGTACCGCCACCCGACCGGGATTGCGGGCGGTCCTCGGTGGCAATCCGACGGAGAAGATGCTCGATGTGATTGGGTGTGGAATGCTCGTGGTCAAGCCGGATGATTTCGTATCGCTGGTGGAACTCGAGGAGGAACTCGATGGTAAGCTGCAAAGGAAATGCGATACCGAGGAGACCTCCTGA
- a CDS encoding 4Fe-4S binding protein yields MALNESVHGPVVNTDAPGEDTESTARAAARDFLERVPPPEAPTVTYRSAGRVVLWGDGSVAIQAAQELGRRGLACTVIIEGGVVPVREGRGPEYGFTVVQGRMVSVQGHLGAFRVALQDGENTVDLAEYLGLSGFDIVVDMGATPYLDWPVLPLGYHACGPDPTRLAQALDQAARLVGDFSKPRFFAYDPQICAHGAAGVNGCTRCLDSCPTRAILSVKDRIQVDPYLCQGEGICSTVCPTGAIRYAYPAFDSLLANLREALARYRQAGGIQPALMFHDLDDHALEQALSGVPEYVVPVALKRMAAAGIELWLLALAHGVRQVLLIGRAGMPRDVFRALNAQVVLAQAFLGSLGYDPARVLSLTFRGEQGLERRVSRIPPLDPTADRELPVVEGKREAMGRALEALYDRAPAHPAVSELPEGAPYGEVRIDPDGCILCMACVHVCPGRALRGEAGTPRLFFVEDDCVQCGLCAGNCPEGAVTLAPRFVWSRQTRKSARLLHEERPFHCIRCGTPFTTASMLQRMTERLEGNWVFAQSASARRLQMCPRCRMLDVSAEGMPGPPGAETGEV; encoded by the coding sequence ATGGCGCTGAATGAATCGGTCCATGGGCCGGTGGTGAACACGGACGCGCCAGGCGAGGATACGGAAAGTACCGCGCGGGCGGCGGCGCGAGACTTTCTGGAGCGCGTACCGCCGCCGGAAGCGCCTACAGTGACCTATCGTTCCGCGGGACGGGTGGTGCTGTGGGGAGACGGATCCGTGGCTATCCAGGCGGCGCAGGAACTGGGGCGCCGTGGGCTTGCCTGCACCGTGATCATCGAGGGTGGCGTGGTGCCGGTCCGAGAGGGGCGGGGCCCGGAATACGGGTTCACCGTGGTGCAGGGACGCATGGTCTCCGTGCAAGGCCATCTCGGTGCGTTCCGGGTGGCGCTCCAGGACGGCGAAAACACGGTAGACCTGGCCGAGTATCTGGGGCTCTCCGGTTTCGATATCGTGGTGGATATGGGCGCCACGCCGTATCTGGATTGGCCCGTGCTCCCTCTCGGTTATCACGCCTGTGGACCCGATCCGACCCGCCTCGCTCAGGCCCTTGACCAGGCTGCGCGACTGGTGGGTGATTTCAGTAAGCCACGCTTCTTTGCCTATGATCCTCAGATCTGCGCTCACGGTGCGGCCGGGGTAAACGGATGCACCCGCTGCCTCGATAGCTGTCCCACCCGCGCCATCCTATCCGTCAAGGATCGCATCCAGGTGGACCCCTATCTCTGTCAGGGGGAGGGGATTTGCTCGACGGTCTGTCCTACGGGGGCCATTCGCTACGCCTATCCGGCATTCGACAGCCTGCTGGCCAACCTCAGGGAGGCCCTGGCGCGGTATCGTCAGGCGGGTGGGATCCAGCCGGCATTGATGTTTCACGACCTCGACGACCATGCCCTCGAACAGGCCCTGTCCGGGGTGCCCGAGTACGTGGTGCCGGTGGCCCTGAAAAGAATGGCCGCGGCAGGTATCGAACTGTGGCTGTTGGCCCTGGCACATGGCGTGCGCCAGGTATTGTTGATAGGCAGGGCCGGCATGCCCCGGGACGTGTTCCGGGCCCTGAATGCACAAGTCGTTCTGGCCCAGGCCTTTCTGGGAAGCCTCGGTTATGACCCGGCGCGAGTCCTTTCACTGACTTTCCGGGGGGAGCAAGGGCTGGAGCGAAGGGTTTCCCGCATACCACCTCTGGACCCGACCGCCGACCGGGAACTGCCGGTGGTGGAAGGCAAACGCGAGGCCATGGGGCGCGCCCTCGAAGCGCTGTATGACCGCGCTCCTGCCCATCCTGCGGTTTCGGAACTGCCGGAGGGGGCCCCTTACGGCGAGGTCCGGATCGATCCGGATGGCTGTATTCTTTGCATGGCATGTGTCCACGTGTGTCCTGGGAGGGCGTTGCGCGGTGAGGCGGGCACGCCGCGGCTGTTCTTTGTCGAGGATGACTGCGTGCAATGTGGCCTGTGTGCGGGCAATTGTCCCGAGGGAGCTGTCACCCTTGCCCCCCGTTTCGTCTGGTCCCGGCAGACCAGGAAGTCAGCCCGTCTCCTGCACGAGGAACGGCCCTTCCATTGCATTCGCTGCGGTACGCCGTTCACCACCGCGAGCATGCTGCAGCGCATGACCGAGCGTCTGGAAGGCAACTGGGTGTTCGCCCAATCGGCGAGCGCCCGGCGTCTGCAGATGTGCCCGCGCTGCCGCATGTTGGACGTCTCCGCGGAGGGCATGCCGGGGCCGCCCGGAGCAGAGACGGGAGAGGTTTGA